The genomic region ACTTCCACGGAGGGTATCTGGCAGCAACAGCACTTATCAGAAACGGTTGTACGAGCCTTACTTTTATCGGAGATATCGACGATCATATCGAATTCAATTTGCGATATGAAGGTTTCATGGCAGCAGCAAACAAATATCATTGCAAGGTACTTGCCTTGGAATGCAAAAGGACACAGGAAGATGCAAAGCAACTGGTTCTTCATGAATATAAACGAATCATGGAAACACAAGCTGTTTTTGCCATCAGTGACCTTCTGGCAATAGGAGCCATGACCGCCTTGCAACAAAAAGGAATCAATATACCGCAGGATATCAGTATCCTTGGTTATGATGACAGTGAATTCTGCAGGATGTTTACGCCTATGTTGTCCACCATACACCAACCAAAGGAAGATTTGGCCTTCATGACCTGTGAACGTCTGTTCTTTCTGATAAGAAAAAACAAAAAAGGAGAGTCTTCCCGGCCGAAACATATAAGCATCCAACCTATTTTGGTCGAAAGGCAATCAACAGCAAAAAGAAATTGACAATTACTCCTTTTATTGCATCGGCCGAAGGGTAATTATGGAAAATTTATAGTAACCGATTTTGATATTATTAAAAAAAACATGCAATATGGAGAGCATCTGACCAGTTTTTTTACAACTCAATTGAATTATATTTGTCATAAAGTACGTATAATCAGTAGTTATAGACGAAAATTTGCAATATCAAAAATTTTGTTATAACTTCCTGTTTCTGCTCCTTGAAAAAACTCTCCAAAACAAATCTAATGGTAAGTGGATAAGACAACGGTGTCTGCTAACAGGCAAATACCGTTGTTTTTTTATCCAAGGAGCATCAGCAATGGGAAACATTATCAGTTTTGAACACTTGAATATGCGTTATGGAGACTTGGAAGTACTCAAGGATATTACGCTCTCTTTGGCAGAGGGCTCAAAAACTGTCATTATCGGACCTTCAGGATCTGGGAAAAGTACAATGCTCCGTTGCATGAATCTCTTTGAAAGGCCACAGAAGGGAAAGGTAATCGTCGATGGTGTCGATCTGATGAACCTGAAATCAAAACAATTATGCCAAGTAAGACAATCAATGGGAATGGTATTTCAATCCTTCAACCTTTACCCACACCTGACTGTATTGGATAACTTGACCCTTGCATGCAGGATTTTGAAAAAAGAAAAAAAGGAACAGGCAGAAAAACGGGCCATGCAACATCTTGAAGCCGTTGGATTGGCTGAGAAAAGGGACAGTTATCCTTCCCAGCTTTCAGGAGGACAACAGCAAAGGGTCGCCATTGCAAGAGCACTGACTATGGAACCTAAAGTACTGTTATTCGACGAACCGACCAGTGCGTTGGATCCTGAAATGATCAGTGAAGTGCTGGATATCATGCAGAAGGTTGCACAACAGAACATCACAATGGTTGTGGTAACCCATGAAATGGGTTTTGCCTCAAATATTGCAGATAGGGTCCTTTTCTTGGATCAGGGTGTCATATCTGAAGATGGAACCCCTGAAGAAGTTTTTAATCATCCAAAGCATGAAAGGACAAAACAGTTCCTGTCAAAGATTCTTAAAAGCGCGTAGTAAGGCTGTCTTTTCAAGACAGACAAGTCAATACCTTAGGAGAGGGAAAAATATGAAAAAAATCATTGCAATCGGAGCGATGGCTCTGCTGTCAGCAGTAGCACTTTTTGCAAACGGAACAACCGAAACAGCACCAAAAACCGAAGTTGACAAAATCAAGGCCAGGGGCGTCTTTACTGTCGGGTGTAAGGAAGATGTACCTAATTTCGGATATAAGAATATCCAGACCGGCAAGGTAGAAGGATTTGAAATAGACTTGGCAAACAAGATCGGTGAAAAGATTCTTGGGCCAAATCCAAAGATTGATTTTGTCGGAGTTACAGCAAAAACGAGAGGGCCTTTGCTTGATACAGGTGAACTCGATGCAGTCGTAGCAACTTTCACGGTGACCGATGAAAGAAGGAAAAGCTGGGATTTCTCTGATATCTATTATGTCGATTCCGTTGCAGTCATGGTAAAGAAAAGCAATGGATTTAAATCCTTCAAGGATCTTGATGGAAAAACAATAGGTGTTGCCCAATCCTCAACGACCAAGAAAAGCTTGGAAGCAGAAGCACAGAAAGAAGGCATTACACTCAAGTATAGCGAATTTGCCACATATCCTGAAATCAAAGTTGCCCTTGACTCTGGAAGAATTGATGCCTTCAGCGTTGATCTTTCGATCCTTGCAGGTTATATGGAAGATTCCTGTATGTTGCTTCCAGAACGTTTTGCACCCCAGCAGTATGGTGCAGCTGTCAAGAAGGGTAATGCAGCATTGCTGAAAGTAATCAATGATACAATCGAGGAACTCAAAGCAAGCGGAGAATTGGACAAGATGCAGGAAAACTGGCATCTCAAATAAACTGTCCGTCATAAGCAACTGAGGGGATTCGTATGTTCAGACTTTGGATGTGGCAAGAACTCTTTGCCCACTTCGATATATTTTTGTCAGGCTTTGCCAAGACCATCTTGATTTCTGTCTTGGCATTGCTATTGACCTTTGCCATCGGGATTCTGGTAGGACTACTGAGAGTAAGCGGCAAGAAAGCTGTCAAAACTATCTGCCAAGGCTATATCAGTTTCTTCCAGAATACCCCGTTGGTCGTACAGGTATTCTTTTTTTACAATGTACTACCTAGGTTGGGCATCATGCTCTCACCTTTTATTCTTGGATGCATTTCCCTAGGACTGTACACAGGTGCTTTTGCTGCTTCTATCGTTGAAGCAGCAATCCAAGCTGTTCCCATAGGACAGATGGAAGCGGCGGCCTCGCAGGGGTTTCCTTTTCTCACTGCAATGCGATTGATAATCCTTCCGCAGGCTCTCAAGATTGCCATGCCTCCGATGGCAAACCAGTCTGTAAACTTGATCAAGAATTCTTCAGTTTTGGCGCTTATAGCCGGTGGAGAACTTATGTACAGATCTGACAGTTTTGCAGCTGATGCATCAATTTATGGCCCTACTTTCATTGTAGTCGGTGTTCTTTATCTGATTATCTGCCTACCTTTATCCACTTATGCACGGAACATGGAAGAGCGGCTCAAAAAGGGAGCAGCAAAATGAATCTTTTCTCACCCTATACACTGCCTGAAGTTCTTATATTCCTGCTGAAAGGTCTGCGGATGACTCTTTTCATAGCAGGCATATCCATAGGTTTGTCTTTCGTTTTCGGTGCCATACTCGGAATCGGCAGGCAAATGGGAAAAGGCATCTTCCATAAGATTTGTGCCTTGTATATTGAATGTGTAAGAAACATGCCGCTTCTTCTTTATATTCTTGCATTCAGATTTACGATGCCGACTTATATCGGTAACTATAAGATTCAGAATAAACCGGTTGCCTCGGCAATCCTTGCCATGACAGTCTTCACTTCTGCCATGGTTGCAGAAATTATCAGGGGTGGATTGAATTCAATCCCAAAGGGCCAATGGGAAGCTGCTGCATCACAGGGATTCACAAGAAGTCAGACCTTGATTCATATAATACTACCTCAGGCTGTGCGGAACATCCTCGTCCCCATGGTCGGTCAATTCGTGACCTGTATCAAGGATACATCGTTCTGTGCTGTTGTCGGTATCGGAGAATTGATGATGAACACGACAATCATCATGGGAAAATTCAAGTTCGCAGACCAAGTCATAGTACTTTATGCTATTACAGCTTTTATCTACTATCTGATCAATATACTTCTCATGCATGTTTCACAAAGACTATTCAAGAAACCTTGTTGATCAAGAGGGTTACCTCTTTATGATATTGCAGGCAGACTGAAACGAATCCCCGGTCTGCCTGCTTTTTATTTATTTCCTGACCAGATGAATTGCAAACCCTGCAATTTCCTGTTCAAGGTATGCTACCGTCGTCGCGCCCTTTCCATCTTTCCTGATGGACTCCTGACGAGGTGTAAACCCAAACTGTGCAAGGTAATGGATAGAACGGTCAACATCAATGCAAGAGAAACCCAAATGTCCGTTGGCTCCATAAAAAGAAGTATGCATCAATTCAATCTTATCATCCATGAAGGTAGAAGATTTGCCGATTTTCTGGACCATACCAAAAGCTTCAAAGCTCTTTGCCGCCTTTGATGCAAGTTGTTCATCTGCATTGTTGATTCCGACATGAACCAAAGAAAAACCTTGCAGAGCCAATTCTGCATCCTTGGATTTCTTTGTTATTTCTTCCCAGTTGCCACTGCTGATCAAATCAGATTTGACCATCCAGGAACCACCTACACAAAGTACGTTCGGAGCTTTTGCATAATCGGTAACATTCTGAAGTCCGATACCACCGGTAGGCATGAACTTCAATGAAGGAAATGGTCCTCCCAAATTCTTCAGCATATTGACCCCGCCGCTTGCCTCTGCAGGGAAAAATTTCAAAACAGATAATCCTGCAGCAATTCCCTTCTGGATATCAGAGGGCGTACAGACACCAGGACAAATAGGTATGCCTTTGCCAAGGCACCATGAAACAAGTGTTTCATCATATCCGGGAGATACAATGAAGCGAGCACCGGCTGCGATAGCCTTTGCCGCATTCTCAACAGAAAGTACTGTCCCTGCCCCAACCAGCATCTCCGGATAAGCTTTACAGATCCGTCGTATTGCTTCTTCCGCAGCAGCCGTACGGAAAGTAACTTCTGCAGCAGGGATTCCACCTTTGATCAAAGCTCCGGCCAAGGCTTCTGCATCTGCTGCATCATCAATCTTGACAACAGGAATGATTCCAATTTCATGCACTTTCTGATAGAAATCTTCAAACATACTGACTCTCCTTAAAAAAATGAAACATTGTTCCAAAAATATTGACAATGGAAAGAATACACCCTAACATTAAGAAAAGCAAGTTCCTGTTGCTTTTTCTTTTACAAGTTTTTGCAACAGAACCAATCTCTTACGCAAGGAGGAAACAAGGCCTCACGGACCTTGACACAAAACATGAAAAATGAATTCATTACATTCGGTGAAATCATGCTGAGACTGAAGTCTCCACAGCATGAACGTTTCTTTCAGTCTCCGGCTTTGGAAGCTACTTTTGGTGGCGGGGAAGCAAATGTAGCTGTATCACTTGCAATCATGGGCAAACAGGTAAAGTTTGTTACTGCAGTTCCTGACAATGCAATAGGAGAAGCTTGCATCAGAGAAGTCAGAAAATATAATGTTGATACTACAGACATCAAGAAACAAGGGAATAGACTTGGAATCTACTATCTGGAAACAGGTGCAAATCAAAGAGCAAGCTCTGTCGTCTACGATCGGGCAGGTTCTTCTTTCAGTGATGCTGAAGCAAAAGACTTTGACTTCCCTGCAATCATGAAAAACGCCAGATGGTTCCATATTACAGGAATCACTCCTGCAGTCAGTCAGAAAGCTGCAGATTGTGCCCTTGCCGCAGTCAAAGCTGCAAAAGAACAGGATGCAACAGTTTCAATTGATCTGAACTTTAGGAAAAAACTATGGAAATATGGGAAGGATGCACCATCCGTCATGCGGGAACTTGCAAAATTTGCAGACGTAATCATTGCAAATGAAGAAGATATCCAAAAATGCCTTGGCATTGATGCAGCAGTTGATGTTGCCAGCGGCAAATTGGACACGGACGTCTACAAACAGCTGACAAAAGAAGTCAAACGACAGTTCCCAAATGTCAAGGCTGTGGCAGTGACCCTCAGGGAAAGCAAAAGTGCCGACCATAATGGCTGGAGTGCAGCTCTGGACGGCAAAACAGGATTCTATCTTTCCAAACATTACGAAATTACCGATATCATCGATAGAGTCGGCGGTGGTGACAGCTTTGCTGCCGGAATCATCTATGGCCTGAGTGAATATGGCAATGATGAGCAACACGCAATAGATTTTGCCGTTGCTGCCTCGTGCTTGAAGCACAGCATAAGCGGAGATTTCAATCTTGCAACAAAGCAAGAGATAGAAGCCTTGGCAAACGGCAATGGTTCAGGAAGGGTCCAGCGCTGATTATTGCGCCACAAGGATCCTGCAAATTTTTATAGCTCTCTCATTTGTCCCAAAAGGAGTTACACACCTTTGGGACTTTTTTATGGACATAGCCATCAAAGGAAAACAAATTTTATTATGCTTGATTTTCTTGTCTGGGTTTATTCAACTGCCGTATTGGGGTATGATGAGGCTGATTTTATGTAAGAGGAATGACAATGAAATACATTGAAACCTTCAAGGAAGGTGAAAAAGTCAAAGGCGTATACCTTTGCAAAAAAAGAATTTCTGCAACGACAAAAGCTGGCAAACAGTATGAAATCCTGTTGCTTCAGGACAAAACAGGAACCGTAGATGCAAAGATATGGAATCCAGGGACCCCTGCTTTCGATGATTTTGCCCCAATGGATTATATCAGTGTGCTTGGTGAAGTAACGACATTTCTAGGAAGCCTGCAATTCAATCTGCTCAGGGCAACAAAAGCTCTTGATAATACTTTTGATCCATCAGACTATATGCCGACATCAGAATTTCCGATTGAAGACATGTTCAGTCAATTGATGCAAATCATGGATTCTGTCAAGAATCCGTATCTCCAGCAACTGCTCAAGTCTTTTTTTGTTGATGACAAGGAATTTGTCACAGAATTCAAAGTACATTCTGCAGCAAAATCAGTCCACCATGGTTTCAGGGGTGGTCTCCTTGAACATACCTTAGGTGTAACAAAACTTGCAGACACCTTTTCAACGAACTATCCAATCCTCAATAGGGATTTATTGGTTACGGGAGCAATCCTACACGATATCGGCAAAGTTGAAGAATTGTCCCAGATGCCGGAAAATGACTACACTGATGTAGGTAACTTGCTTGGGCATCTTGTCATCGGTTCTGAAATGATCGGGAACAGAATCAAAACAATTGAAGGTTTCCCAAAAGAGCTGGGACTCGAACTGCAGCACTGCATACTCTCCCATCACGGAGAACTTGAGTATGGTTCACCGAAGAAACCGGAACTGGCTGAAGCCGTAGCGTTGCATTTTGCAGACAATGTAGATGCTTCCATGGAAACGGTCAAAGAACTGCTCAGGGCGGAACCACAGTCTGGCAACTGGATGGGATACCAAAAGCTCTTTGATTCCAACTTCAGAAAAACTACAACAGGCGAAAAGTAAACACAGACTTC from Spirochaetia bacterium harbors:
- a CDS encoding amino acid ABC transporter ATP-binding protein, with translation MISFEHLNMRYGDLEVLKDITLSLAEGSKTVIIGPSGSGKSTMLRCMNLFERPQKGKVIVDGVDLMNLKSKQLCQVRQSMGMVFQSFNLYPHLTVLDNLTLACRILKKEKKEQAEKRAMQHLEAVGLAEKRDSYPSQLSGGQQQRVAIARALTMEPKVLLFDEPTSALDPEMISEVLDIMQKVAQQNITMVVVTHEMGFASNIADRVLFLDQGVISEDGTPEEVFNHPKHERTKQFLSKILKSA
- a CDS encoding LacI family transcriptional regulator, which produces MKQITIKDIAKQAGVSISTVSRCLNDSPMANSKTKERVLQIADEQGFEFNAGARSLVKCETKTIGIVLPKNFSDISVNVYHSQLLNDIQTNIQEKGFDLLLTYEFNDITGKNNIIRLVSTNKVDGLIMVVETLDKKTKKFLESADIPIVYCHYPPNPEEDTKRDMIYTDHFHGGYLAATALIRNGCTSLTFIGDIDDHIEFNLRYEGFMAAANKYHCKVLALECKRTQEDAKQLVLHEYKRIMETQAVFAISDLLAIGAMTALQQKGINIPQDISILGYDDSEFCRMFTPMLSTIHQPKEDLAFMTCERLFFLIRKNKKGESSRPKHISIQPILVERQSTAKRN
- a CDS encoding sugar kinase, which produces MKNEFITFGEIMLRLKSPQHERFFQSPALEATFGGGEANVAVSLAIMGKQVKFVTAVPDNAIGEACIREVRKYNVDTTDIKKQGNRLGIYYLETGANQRASSVVYDRAGSSFSDAEAKDFDFPAIMKNARWFHITGITPAVSQKAADCALAAVKAAKEQDATVSIDLNFRKKLWKYGKDAPSVMRELAKFADVIIANEEDIQKCLGIDAAVDVASGKLDTDVYKQLTKEVKRQFPNVKAVAVTLRESKSADHNGWSAALDGKTGFYLSKHYEITDIIDRVGGGDSFAAGIIYGLSEYGNDEQHAIDFAVAASCLKHSISGDFNLATKQEIEALANGNGSGRVQR
- a CDS encoding amino acid ABC transporter permease produces the protein MNLFSPYTLPEVLIFLLKGLRMTLFIAGISIGLSFVFGAILGIGRQMGKGIFHKICALYIECVRNMPLLLYILAFRFTMPTYIGNYKIQNKPVASAILAMTVFTSAMVAEIIRGGLNSIPKGQWEAAASQGFTRSQTLIHIILPQAVRNILVPMVGQFVTCIKDTSFCAVVGIGELMMNTTIIMGKFKFADQVIVLYAITAFIYYLINILLMHVSQRLFKKPC
- the eda gene encoding bifunctional 4-hydroxy-2-oxoglutarate aldolase/2-dehydro-3-deoxy-phosphogluconate aldolase; protein product: MFEDFYQKVHEIGIIPVVKIDDAADAEALAGALIKGGIPAAEVTFRTAAAEEAIRRICKAYPEMLVGAGTVLSVENAAKAIAAGARFIVSPGYDETLVSWCLGKGIPICPGVCTPSDIQKGIAAGLSVLKFFPAEASGGVNMLKNLGGPFPSLKFMPTGGIGLQNVTDYAKAPNVLCVGGSWMVKSDLISSGNWEEITKKSKDAELALQGFSLVHVGINNADEQLASKAAKSFEAFGMVQKIGKSSTFMDDKIELMHTSFYGANGHLGFSCIDVDRSIHYLAQFGFTPRQESIRKDGKGATTVAYLEQEIAGFAIHLVRK
- a CDS encoding amino acid ABC transporter permease, which encodes MFRLWMWQELFAHFDIFLSGFAKTILISVLALLLTFAIGILVGLLRVSGKKAVKTICQGYISFFQNTPLVVQVFFFYNVLPRLGIMLSPFILGCISLGLYTGAFAASIVEAAIQAVPIGQMEAAASQGFPFLTAMRLIILPQALKIAMPPMANQSVNLIKNSSVLALIAGGELMYRSDSFAADASIYGPTFIVVGVLYLIICLPLSTYARNMEERLKKGAAK
- a CDS encoding transporter substrate-binding domain-containing protein; protein product: MKKIIAIGAMALLSAVALFANGTTETAPKTEVDKIKARGVFTVGCKEDVPNFGYKNIQTGKVEGFEIDLANKIGEKILGPNPKIDFVGVTAKTRGPLLDTGELDAVVATFTVTDERRKSWDFSDIYYVDSVAVMVKKSNGFKSFKDLDGKTIGVAQSSTTKKSLEAEAQKEGITLKYSEFATYPEIKVALDSGRIDAFSVDLSILAGYMEDSCMLLPERFAPQQYGAAVKKGNAALLKVINDTIEELKASGELDKMQENWHLK
- a CDS encoding HD domain-containing protein, yielding MKYIETFKEGEKVKGVYLCKKRISATTKAGKQYEILLLQDKTGTVDAKIWNPGTPAFDDFAPMDYISVLGEVTTFLGSLQFNLLRATKALDNTFDPSDYMPTSEFPIEDMFSQLMQIMDSVKNPYLQQLLKSFFVDDKEFVTEFKVHSAAKSVHHGFRGGLLEHTLGVTKLADTFSTNYPILNRDLLVTGAILHDIGKVEELSQMPENDYTDVGNLLGHLVIGSEMIGNRIKTIEGFPKELGLELQHCILSHHGELEYGSPKKPELAEAVALHFADNVDASMETVKELLRAEPQSGNWMGYQKLFDSNFRKTTTGEK